Proteins encoded by one window of Puntigrus tetrazona isolate hp1 chromosome 25, ASM1883169v1, whole genome shotgun sequence:
- the nr2e3 gene encoding photoreceptor-specific nuclear receptor, whose product MEDPMSEMSMIPFASPTESSRSNSTDDSQDGKSPAPGKILNSGLLCKVCSDTSSGKHYGIYACNGCSGFFKRSVRRRLIYRCQAGTGMCPVDKAHRNQCQACRLKKCLQAGMNKDAVQNERQPRSTAQVRLDALDMDKDKEHLATTLEPTSSSTCSVINRPLLGSSISSSISSSDTSQRSNSPKNGHRFMASLMTAETCAKLEPEDVDENIDVTSNEPERSSPEYGSALYPSRGPESVYETSARLLFMSVKWAKNLPVFSHLPFRDQVILLEEAWSELFLLCAIQWSLPLDNCPLLSLPDLSPPGQGKGSPSASDMRVLQEVFSRFKPLQVDPTEFACLKAIVLFKPETRGLKDPEQVENLQDQSQVLLAQHMHTLYPSQVARFGRLLLLLPSLHFVSSERIEQLFFQRTIGNTPMEKLLCDMFKN is encoded by the exons ATGGAGGATCCGATGTCAGAAATGTCCATGATACCATTTGCATCACCAACAGAGTCTTCCAGGAGCAACTCCACGGATGACAGTCAAGATG GTAAAAGCCCTGCTCCCGGCAAGATCCTGAACTCGGGACTTCTCTGTAAAGTGTGTTCTGACACCAGCAGTGGGAAACACTATGGGATATATGCTTGCAATGGTTGCAGTGGCTTTTTCAAGCGCAGTGTGAGGCGCAGACTCATCTACAG ATGTCAAGCTGGTACAGGCATGTGTCCCGTGGACAAAGCCCATCGGAATCAGTGCCAGGCCTGTCGcttaaagaaatgccttcaagCTGGCATGAACAAGGATG CTGTTCAGAATGAGCGTCAGCCCCGCAGCACCGCTCAGGTCAGGTTAGATGCACTGGATATGGACAAGGACAAGGAGCACCTCGCCACCACCCTGGAGCCCACCTCCTCGTCTACCTGCTCTGTGATCAACCGCCCGCTGCTGGGCTCCTCCATCAGCTCCAGCATCAGCTCCTCAGATACTAGCCAGCGCTCCAACAGCCCCAAGAACGGACATCGCTTCATGGCCAGCCTGATGACGGCCGAGACCTGCGCCAAGCTGGAACCAGAAGATG TGGATGAGAACATCGATGTGACAAGTAATGAACCTGAGAGAAGTTCTCCGGAGTACGGCAGTGCTCTCTACCCCTCACGTGGACCAGAGAGTGTATATGAAACCTCAGCCCGCCTGCTCTTCATGTCTGTTAAATGGGCAAAGAACTTGCCGGTGTTTTCCCATCTACCATTCAGAGACCAG GTGATCTTACTTGAGGAAGCATGGAGCGAGCTGTTTCTTCTGTGTGCAATTCAGTGGTCACTACCTCTGGACAACTGCCCCCTGCTGTCTCTGCCGGATCTCTCACCCCCGGGACAAGGCAAGGGAAGCCCCTCAGCCTCAGACATGAGGGTTCTGCAAGAAGTGTTTAGCCGCTTCAAGCCTCTGCAAGTGGATCCGACTGAGTTTGCATGCTTGAAAgccattgttttgtttaaaccaG AAACACGAGGACTTAAAGACCCAGAACAGGTGGAGAACCTACAAGATCAGTCCCAAGTGCTGCTAGCTCAACATATGCACACTCTTTACCCCAGTCAAGTTGCCAG GTTTGGCAGACTATTGCTTCTGCTTCCATCGCTTCACTTTGTGAGTTCGGAAAGAATCGAGCAACTTTTCTTCCAGAGAACCATCGGAAACACACCCATGGAGAAACTACTGTGTGACATGTTCAAAAACTGA
- the stoml1 gene encoding LOW QUALITY PROTEIN: stomatin-like protein 1 (The sequence of the model RefSeq protein was modified relative to this genomic sequence to represent the inferred CDS: deleted 1 base in 1 codon), with protein MFGKSSGYEYRSLSQRDSEYGDTPGLFSSHAAFTHNNYDQRGHSFDYVPKVSQNDFTDKSQGLLSWICNLIVTFLVFLVTFITFPISGWFVLKVVPNYERIVVFRLGRIRPPKGPGVVLVLPFIDQWQKVDLRTRAFSVPPCKVTTKDGGLVSVGADIQFRIWNPVMSVVAVQDLNASTRLTAQNAMMQTLSKKTLREIQTERIKLGEHLGMDMNEMTKPWGLEVDRVELILEGVLREPDGGHPGPVIMPPSVPGLEGLTGPIQQLAMHFLSQTAASQSSRDSVSLSDELRSDAAVSRVDGLMEAVRSVLSEQLVHQVRACYGFQITSDSGHNSCYYVDLTQGAGACGAGVPQREPDVSLSMSERDLLAMFEGVLRPLTAYSSGRLRVQGDLNTAMKLETLIRLLKTTSCPS; from the exons ATGTTCGGCAAGTCTTCGGGTTATGAGTATCGGAGTCTGTCGCAGAGAGATTCAGAGTACGGTGATACTCCTGGACTGTTTTCGTCTCATGCCGCATTCACTCACAATAATTATGACCAGAGAGGACATTCATTTGATTATGTGCCTAAAGTCTCTCAAAACGACTTTACAG ATAAATCTCAGGGATTGTTGTCCTGGATTTGCAACTTGATCGTGACATTCCTGGTTTTCCTAGTTACCTTCATAACCTTTCCCATATCTGGATGGTTTGTCCTAAAG GTCGTGCCGAACTATGAGAGGATCGTTGTTTTCCGCCTGGGCCGGATCCGTCCTCCTAAAGGTCCAGGTGTGGTTCTGGTTCTGCCTTTTATTGATCAGTGGCAGAAGGTTGATCTGCGGACGAGAGCCTTCAGCGTGCCGCCGTGCAAG GTCACCACCAAAGACGGTGGTCTGGTGTCGGTGGGAGCAGATATCCAGTTCCGGATCTGGAATCCGGTCATGTCCGTGGTGGCGGTGCAGGATCTGAACGCCTCCACCCGCCTCACCGCACAGAACGCCATGATGCAGACCctgagc aaaaaaaccctgagaGAGATCCAGACTGAGAGGATCAAACTCGGGGAACATCTCGGG ATGGACATGAACGAGATGACGAAGCCGTGGGGGCTGGAGGTGGACCGCGTGGAGCTGATCCTGGAGGGGGTGCTCCGGGAGCCGGACGGGGGTCACCCGGGGCCCGTCATTATGCCCCCCTCTGTCCCTGGGCTGGAAGGACTCACCGGACCCATACAGCAGCTCGCAATGCACTTCCTGAGCCAGACGGCTGCGTCCCAATCCAGTCGAG ATTCTGTGAGTTTGTCGGACGAGCTGCGCTCCGATGCAGCGGTCAGTCGTGTGGATGGACTGATGGAGGCGGTCCGCTCAGTGCTGTCAGAGCAGCTGGTTCATCAGGTGCGAGCCTGTTACGGCTTTCAGATCACCTCCGACTCCGGACACAACAGCTGCTACTACGTGGACCTGACACAAG gTGCTGGAGCATGCGGAGCCGGCGTCCCTCAGCGGGAGCCCGATGTTTCTCTGAGCATGAGCGAGCGGGATCTGTTGGCTATGTTCGAGGGCGTCCTACGACCGCTCACCGCCTACAGCAGCGGCAGACTGAGAGTTCAGGGAGATCTGAACACCGCCATGAAGCTGGAGACGCTCATCAGACTCCTCAAGACCACGTCATGTCCTTCGTAG